The nucleotide window CCCAGGGCCAGGTAGCCGGGGTAGGAGAACTCCAGGGGCTCCTGGTCCTTGTACCAGCTGCAGGGGGAGGTTCCTGCATCCCTACCCATGCCAAGGGCCCCAGGATATACCCACAGGGGCACCCCAGGCAGCCCCAAGCCCCTCTGGACATGCCTGCCCAGTGCTGTTCACTCACTATACTTTGCCCTTCTTGCGTAGGATCTTCTGCCCACAGTGGAAGGTCATGTTCCTGCCCTCTTTGACCAATCTCGTTTTCATTCTGGTGGGTGGTGTGGTGGCGGCCACAGTGGGGAATGGGAATTCTGCTCAGAGAATGGTGAAATGCCACGTCAGTGCTTAACCCCATCAAACCAGGCTCACGAGAACTCCCACCCAACCCCATCTGAGCCTCCATCACCATAGCAGAAGTCACAGCTTCTGGGGCAGAGCCTCTTCATGAGCCTCTGATGGGTATCGCAGAATCCCTTTCGTGCCCAGGATGTACACCCAAAGAGCCGGTCCAGGCAGCCTAATAGGAGAGCAAAGCAGCATGGCTCAGAGCTTGCCTAGAGCCCTCCCATCCATCTGACACCCACCTGCCCCAAGGCACCCACCGTAGAGTCGGTGTAATCCCCACAGCTCATCCTGGGACAGTGCCTTCCAGCCCCTCAAGGTGGCGTTGATGTGCATGAGCGCCTGCTCTTGCTGTGAGTGCATCAGTCCTAGCGCATGGCCAATCTCGTGTGCCGCCACATGCACCAGGTCTGTGAGCCATACGCCTGTGGGCCCCATGGTTAGTGCTTGGGAGCCCTCAGCCCTTCCGCTCCCAGTCTTGCTCTTGGAGGCCCAGCGCTGATGGGGAAGCCCAGCTGCAAGTCACCCTTAGCCCACAGCCAAGGAAGATAAGTTTGTTCCCGGCCTAGGCTGTGAGCTTGGCCCTCAGGAATGCAGctccagctccctctccagcggcttggggggaggggatggaggggggggaggagacaGGCCTATGAGAACCAGAATTCCTCTCAAATATTCAGCCCCAGGAAATCCTTCCTACCCCAAAGCCCTCTGTAGCCTACATGGTGGAGAGATTGGGGCCCCAGGAAGAGGCCAGACCAAGGAGTTGGATCACCTTTCTTCCAGCTGTAGCGCGTGGGGCCCAAGACCCAGTACTCGCTGTCATCAAAGTGGATGCCCCCGTGGGGTGGGAAGAAAGCGTGGGCCAGTTCACCTGTGGGGCCATCAAAGCAGTGGTGCAGGGCAGAGACCAAGCAGTCGGTGTGGTTGACCGGGTAGAAACCTAGGAAGACAAGGCTGCGGTCACACCTGTGGGGAccgggggcggggcgggagcGCTTCagtcacccacccacctatctgGAGGTCGCTGGGATGCTCGGGGGCCACTTCACGGAAGCGGAATGGGGAAACTTCACTCCACATGCGAAAGGCGGCAGCCAGGCCCTTCCTGGTCTCCTCCGGGTTTAAAAGGTTCCGGGGAAAGGAGAGAATCCTGGGGGTGGGGTATTGAGAGTTAGTGTAGGAGACGGTGTCTGCGGTGCGGCCTGACCACCCGCCCGCCTTCCCGGGGTGACACCTGTAGGTGAGGTTGAAGTGGTTCCAGCGCAGCCTGGCCGGTGTTAGCGTGTACCGGCGTCTTCGGGGTACCGGTATGGTCAACAAGCTGGGAACCTGGACAGTGGAGACCCCTGAAGGGTCTGGTGCGTCTACATTTCTCTTCACGGGAAAAAAGTGGGTttgaggaggcaggagaaagagtCTGTGGTTCCCAAAATAGTTGCTGAGAGCTAGCTTGTTAGGCAATGGAGTGGGGGAAATTGCGAATGAACCCTCGGGGTTTTTTGCTTTCCCACACTTAATGAGTTGCTTTTACTCGCTTTGAGAgaggagagttcaaggccagcctagtctacggaacgagttccaggacagccaaggctacacagagaaaccctgtctccaaaagaaaaagaaaaaaaaggggggaggggggagttgtTCAGAGCTACACGAGGCAGGcttggtggcgcgtgcctttcatctctggaggtggaggtggtctacagaggccagcctggcctacagagcgagttccacaAGTAAATctacactaagaaaccctgtctcaaataaataaataaatagccagtgagagtgagcagagctggagaCGGACCCTGCCTCCCACCAGCGACCCCTGGACACACTGATTGAGGATGCCTGGAACTAAGGACTCACACGCAGGCCCACACGCCCCCTTACAGATGGGCCCACTGATTGACAGACCCTCAGATGCGAACCAGCTCACCGCTGCACTCCAGACGGTCTCTGCCGGCGCCCGTGGCCACTCCAGCAACACCAGCGCGGAGAGAAAGCACAACCCGCTCAGGACAGCCCCGAACCAGCGGCCCTGTTGTACAGCACCCGATACCTCCAGATGGACGCAGGCTGGGCAGCCCATGGCACACTTGCTATCGGATCAGGGCCTCAAGGGGCAGCGCGACGCAGGGACTTGGGCCGCAGAGTTGGGGCGGAGTGGGAGGGGGGTTGGCGACGAGCGGCTCGAGTTACAGCCCTCGTGGGGCGAGGACCCGGCGCTGGCCTGTGAAGTGAAACAGCTGGCCCGTCCGGAACGATCCTCATCCCTTAGGGGGTTCCAGGAACCAGGTCTTAGGGTCGGTGACAGTGGCCTGAACGCCCGCCCTAATGATGGGGGATGTCTATCAGAACGGGAGAAACGGCTAGGAACAAGTAAGGCGCCAGGGCTAAGATTTGGGGAAGGGGCATCAATTGCTCCCCATGCCCACCTGGTTGGGGCTGAATGACTTTTTGGCTCACAATGAGTCCGCGAGGGAAATCTCGGTTTTGGTCCCCGCAGTGACTGAGTGGAACCAGGACACAGAGAGGGGAGTGCAGAGGCAGGGGACGTGGCAGTGAGAATATGGTGATTGAGCGGGGCAGACGGGAGAGACTGCAGTAGAGAAGGGGCCTCAGGAAAGACAGGGCGTAGGAGGTCTGTGGGGGTCCTTAGGACATCTGGGAAAGGATCTACTTGGAGCAGAAGGTGCTCTTGGATCAGAGCGGGAGGTCTGGGGAGAGTGCCAGGACCCGGAATTTCTGCTCAGGCTTAGAGGGGAGGGggttacagaaacaaaataaggcACTGAGTGTGGTGGCCTGGTAGAGTTCTGGCTTGGGGAGGGGGTGTAGAAGGTTAGGAGCGATGGTCCGAGCCCTGAAGGGTAGGTAGACCTGGCAGCCGGTGGCTGTACTGGGTGTGTGCCCAATGAGCGTGGCATGGTAACTCAAGTGATGCCAGGCCCAGCTAAGATCTCCAGGGCGGAGCAGACTGGGTGGGTGAGACACGGAGAGCAGGGGGTAAGAgcctggctgaggaaggaggggctCCCAGCCAGACGCCTTGTCCCTCCCAGTCTTCCATGCCGGCTTTGGACCCTGGGTGACAGCAACAAATGTACTGGCCAGCAGTCAGCGCCAAGCTGCCCGGAATAGCTGTGCTGGAAGTTCTTGAAAAGCGTTAGCCATCTGCCCTCCTTTCATTACTAAATATTTGTTCCAACAAGTGGACCCTTTCTTGCGTCTTCCCTCTGCCCCTGATCAACTGCCAAGAGCCTGGCAGCCTCCTACCCTCTCACTCCTGAGCCAGGACCCTCTGAAAGGGGAGACTGCTTTGGCCAAAATCCAAATAGTCTAAGTTccgcccggggggggggggggcggaggaaGGGACGGGCACAGGGGCAGAGGCAAGTACGATGGGCCCCCATGGGGGCGAAAACAGGGCCACCCTAAGCCTTTTGGAGCACCGTGTGGGTTCCGGGACCCTCTTGTGTCAAACCACAGCCAGATCACTCTAAGTGGTCTGTACGACAACCAGTGAGTGTTCCTGACCTACAGGCAGCCTGGGGCTTCATGCGCTGTAtgtgttttgggggtggggagagtttGCTGGGAATGGTGAGGATCGCTGGGGCCTGCCCAGCATCGCTAGGCAAGGAGCAGGCAGCAAAGTCCGAGaatctttttataaaatacaCGTGTTTTGTTGAAGGGTCTGGGATCCGCCACGGTGTGCTGAATGCGCTCACACGAAGATCTGAATGCGGTCGCGGATGGGCTGGCGGCAGATGGGGCAGGCGGTGAGAGCAGCGCCACAGGGCGCGCATGCCCCGTGGCCGCACTGGAACACTAGGCGGATGTGGCTGTCGATGCAGATGGGGCAGGTGATGCGCTCCTCCATCTGCCGGTAGCGGCTCTGGAGCTCCTCCACCAGCTGCCGAGGAGGACCGGGTACCTGGATGGTGTTTaccacctctgagccatctgtggGGTGAGGTGAGTGGGCGTCAGCCACAGCAGGTGTGAAGATTGGGTTCCGGCGAGAGGGTGTGCGTGCGCCAAGCCCCTCCCACACACCTGGGCGCAGCTTCTTGCTGATGGCCACCTGGCACCTGATGCACTTCTTCATCCTCCGAGCGCACTCTGCCAGCAGGGGCAGCGGACCGTTAGTGGGGCCGGGCCGGACGAGGCGGCCGGGCCACCCTGGGCCTCCACAACCTGCACTCACCCTCACACACGGTGCGGTGCTGACACGGCGAGAACAGAACCAGCAGCGCCAGCTCCGAGCACACCAAGCACTCGGCAGCTTCTGGCCCTGCCGTGCCAGACACATGCAGGTTCGTCACGGTGTTAGGGGTGCTCAGCACGTGCCGGGGGCCCGGGGGCACACTCCCACCGCCACCTGCCTGTCGCTCCCTGCAGTTGGAGGAGGGGGCTTGAAAGGACCCGGTGGCCTTAGCAGTGCCCCCCCCTCCAAACCCCCATTTTGGGCTCACCGGAAGCGCTGGGCACAGCCCTGCAAAGCCTTGAGCACTCGGCCTTCCGTGGCCAGGTCCAGTGGGCTCCTGCCACGGTGGTTTGCGTAGCTCACGTCAGCACCCTCCAGTGCCAAGAAGCAGGCCACTGCCGCGCCTACGGTCAACTCTGTGCTGCCTGGGAGGCCTGAGGCCTGTAGCTGAGCGGCAGAACGTACAGATAAGGGCGGACACCCACGCGGATTTGAGGAAAGCCTCTGCTGACCCAGAAATCTGAACAATGGGGCACGCACACACCCCTTCTGGGCTAAGGCTTCTGGTTCTAGGAAGAGTGGAGAAGACAGGCCCCAAAGGTACCCTTCGCTAGGTAGGTGTAGAAACTCTGAGACCCTTCATCCTCTCGTCCCAACCAGACCCCAACCCTTTTCCAATTGGCCTAGATTACAGATCCTGAAACTGAAGTCCTCCAAACTGCCCCACTGTCCAGAAATCCTGGTTCCCTATAGCACAGTGGGAAGTGGAAAATCACCCAGGCCCTCCTTCCCAGCCCCTCACCCTTGACAGCAGCTGCAAGGGCCCTGGGTCCCCCCCAGCCCTGTCAGACACCAAGGGCAACAGCTGGTGCCGCTGCAAGGCGATGTGCAGGGCTGTGTCTCCCTCCTCATCCTCAGTGTTGACGCTGCAGCCGGCATCCACCAGCAGCGGAACCAGCCCCACGTGGGCCTGCTGCACAGCCAGATGCAGCGGAGACTGAAGCTTCCGGTTGCGCACGTTCACATCGCAACGGCCCTGGGGAAAGGGGGTGAGGCAGGGCTCAGTTTCCAGACCCCGCCGGGTCTGGTTCCTGGCCTGTGGGTGGCCCAGGGCCCCCTGCACCCACCTCTCGGATTAGGACCTGGGCCACCTCACGGTGGTCATTGAGAGCTGCCAGGTGCAGTGCGGTGAAGCCATCCTCCTTCTTGGCATCCACCAGCTGCCGTGCCCGTGCCAGAATCTTTCTGACTGCCCTGTAGGAACAAGGAGGTCGGTCTGTCCAAGGTCTTCTGCAGACCTGAGTGCCCTCAGTAGGGACAGCCTGGCACACTCACAGCACATGGCCCTTGAGGGACGCATGGTGCAGCAATGTAAAGCCCTGGCTATTGGTAGCAGTGACATCGATACCAGGCACCTCGGTGAGGACTTCAACAATGCTGCTGGCACCGGCACCTGCAGAGATGGCAGAATGCAGGGGCGTGTCCGCGTGGGCATCCTGAAACAGACGGCGCTGGTCACACACAGGGTGCCTTTGTCCAAGGTCAAGTTGCTTCCTTGACCTAGGGCTGGTGAGCGGCAGAGCGTCCAGGGACTCTCACTCACCGGCAAGTTGACATCACAACCACGCTCACACAAGGTCTTTACCACCTCTAGGAAGCCCCTCTGCACAGCCACATGCAGGGCTGTGCTGCGTGTGCCATTTCGAGCGTCAACCCCACATCCTGCACTCAGGAGCACCCTTGTGGCCTCAGGCTGGTTCCTACGGGAAGAAATGGGAAGATTTGGGGTCACCCTGTTACGCGCACACTGGCTCTAAGGTTCATTCCCAAGAGGACCCACCCACCAGCCTGCCCAGGCCTCACCCCAGAGCTGCGTAGTGGAGCGCAGTGTTGCCCTCATCGTCCAGCAGGTCCACACTAGCCCTTGCCTGCAGCAGCAACTGCACCAGCTCTACCTGGCCCAGGTAAGCAGCCACCTGGAGGGCGGTCCTGCCCTGGTTCTTGGTGTCCACCTGTGCAGAGAGCCAACACATGAATTCTAGGCCCTGTCCCCGCTGGCTCTTGGAAGGGCTGGGcggaagcttgcctgctctggGTGCCTCCGCAGTAGATCCAGAGCCCGGGCTACATTTCCCAGTGCAGCCTCTACTACCAGCCTCCCTGGATGCTCTGGGTCACTCTTCTGGGTCCGGAGCTTGTCCAGGGCCACACTCAGTGAGCCTGGGGGCAGGGTTGAGGTAAGTGCCGGCCAGGGGCTGCCCTTCCTCCCACCGGCCACTGAGGCTGATGCCGCACTTCTGTTCTCTCTGGCACGCTCAGCCACGTCCAAGTTGGCGTCTTCCTCGGGCCGGTAGGCCACTAGGCAGGAGGGGCTAAAGGTCCACCGTTGACCGCCGACTGCCACACGCAAGTTTCCGTCTCCAAACACCTTCAGCACTTTCCCCACACGGCCCAGGGCCTGGGGAGAGGTGGGGTCACAACAGGTTGGAAGTGGAGCAGAcagcagctgggggtggggacagacGTGGTGACAGCAGACGGTAAGACTCACGGGAGCCATGTCATCCGTCCATTCGCCATGTCCAGCCTGGAGTCGCTTCACAGTGTCAAGGTCATCGATGACCCGGACCACATCACCCACCCAGAAGCTGTTGTGCTAGATGACAGAGAAGCAGGTAAGGGGAGTCCTCCAGCTACTTCTCTCTACTCAGGATCATGCACGAGGGCTCCTCCTGCTTTGGAGGGCAAGCAGATCTAACCTTGACCCCAATTCCTGCCTCAAGTACAACCAAATGGCCTGGCTGGTCAAGGGCCTCAAGTGACCAAATCAGCCCTGGgtggccagcctgagccacagggCAGTGGGGTAGCAGCAGACCAGACCAAAGCCAGCTCTAGAGATCTGTGAAGGCCTAGACCTGTTTCCAGGGCACCTACCCACTGGTCAGACCCAGGAAAAACCTTGAAGATGGAACTGGGTGAAACCCTAGGGTGTCAGCACAGGGCCAGGAGGTAGAGTAGGGCCTGTTACAGGGAGGGGGGTCCTGCAGGGAATCTATGCCTACGACCTATGCACTTGTGTGCAGAGCGAAAGCCTGAACGTTGCCTGTCCTGAAGAATCCTCCTCTGGCCCATTCTGTCCCTGCTTGGACAGCCCCACCTGTCTGGCACACGTTCCATCCCACAGTCCAGTTTTCCAAACAGCTTTCACAGAATCTGCCCAAGCTGGTCTCCTGTGGCAAACCTCCACCTCTAGCCTACAACAGCACCTTCCTTTTGTTCTCAGGACAGAGCCCCTGGCCCACAGGCTCTAGTCTAAAATGTTGTCTATACTTCATTCTTCTGTGTGCTTCACACTGGATTCCCTTCCTGGCTTCACCTCCACCCACCAGGCTCTCCCCTTCCCGCAGGTTGCAGTCTTTAATGGGAAGGCTGGTGCCCTCGTCCTGACTAAGCATTCCCAAGACTGAACCGGTATATGGAAGGAATTAGAGAAGCAGTAAGTGGGGCTCAGCCCAGCTCCCTAGGCACCTTGGTGAGAGCCCCAGGGTGGAAGGTCCAGCGGGTCTCGTGGTTGAACTGCACACGCACGTCCCCACGGTCTGTGATGCGGTGCACGGTGCCCATCTGTCCGATAAACTGTGGCGGGTCACGGAGGCTATGGCTGGGTCAGGCTGGACTCTCGGGGCAGGAAGAGGGATAGGGGTCCAAAGGACTAGGGGAGGAGGGGACATGGGGACTcagcagaagagatggctcacctCCGCCATCCTAGGGTTCCAGCCACCGTGGCCTTCTTGCATGTCCCTTAGGACGTCTGTGTCCAGCAGACACTTGACCTTGTCCCCACGCTGGAAGGGCTGGCCATCGACACTCACCCTGCGCTGAAGCTCTGCTGGTTTGCCTGGGGGAGGGTGGCAGGCTAGGTCTCAGGAAGCAACCTGCCCCCGCCCGTCAGGACAGGCCAGCGTAATATGGGTACAGCCGGGGCAGGAGGGCAGCTGGTGTCATGGCCCCAGCCCCATACCGAGCTTCGGGAGGTGCTCCTTGTAGTAAAAGCCGCCAGCCGCCTCCCCAACACACTTGAGGTCCACCTTGCCCTTGTGGCCCACGCGGTACACGTTGGTGGTTCCATCTGCCCACGTCACGCTAGCCACACTTCGGCCTGTCTCCACATCCCAGCCACGGATGTCCACCACGCGGCCtgtcttcccttccccacctGGGGAGACAGGATGTACATCAGCAGGCAAAAGTGCCTCAAGGCTAAGCCATCCCCAgtctctcctccctgtctttcTCTGGCCAACACTCACCATCTTGGGAGCCCCATTCCCAGTCAGGGCCTCGGACCACTTTTGCTCCCTGAAAGATGCCCCTCAGTGGAATTCGAGGGAGGCCCTGTCGGGGACTCAGTGAGACCCTGCAAGAGAATGAAGCCTGAGCCGTGCAGAGCGATATGACAGCCAGTTCTTGCACTGGTCACCCCGTCCTTCTATCCTACAGGGTCTGTAGAACAGGAACTCTGGATTCCGGCCAAACTGCTGTCCTTGAATGGCCTTCCCAGGCAGCCTCCACACTTTGGGAAAGGGGACAAGCTATTCAGTGTCTCTGGGTTCAGACGCCTTCACCGGTACCAGGCAGGGACTCTCGGAGCAGTCTATGTGATCATGATGTCCATGTCTGCTGCTTTTAAGGTAGCAGACAGCAGCCGCCCTGACctcctgctggccagaagagggaacctctaCTACACTTCTCTCCACACAGAGGAAAGGTCAAGAGATCAGAGAATAAAGGATGGGAGTGCCTTCCCAAGTCCTCCATCCTTATCTCTCTGCCTCGGGCCAGGGCCACTCCCGGCTGTGCCCATGGGTGGGCACCCAGGGTGAGCTGTCCAGTGACAAGCCTCCTTGCCAGGCCTGGCCCCATCAGGGGATGCTGTATGTTTCAACAGCCACTGCTATTTACGTGGGTAACACAGAGGCCACCTTCAGTGCTCCAGGCTGCAGCTGCACTGGAGTCTGCCTGCCTGGCTTTAAGAGCGAGGTATGGGGAAGCCCCATCCACAGCACCCACTTCACCATGTGCCTGGAGAAAGCCCTCAGTGAGGAATGGAGGCGTGTGATTCTCAGAGCTGGAGAATCACTTGACCCTGGCTATTCTCCCAGGAAACTGCAGGGTGAGCTCGCTAGGTACTTTTTGGAAGTAACTCGGCCAGAGGTCAGGGCCTGGCTCAATGTCAAAAGCACCACTCAGAAGGCCTCAGGGAGGTGGGCTGTGGCCTGGGGGACTCACGGGCGTGAGTGGGATGTCTCGTAGCGCTCGAAGGCGTGGGTGAGGTCATGTTTGTTGTGCATGTAGCACTGCGTACAGAGGTCATAGTCAAAGCAGACACGGCACTTCCAACGCATGCCACGAAGCCCGTGTTTCTTGCAGCAGTCACAGATGATGTTGGGGTGACGGATACCTAGGTGTAGGGTGGGGTACGTGAGGACCTGCTGGGTCTCCAGTCACCCGGGCAGCCCCACCCACAGCTGGGCATCACCACACACCGATCTGGGCGTTGTCATAGAGCAGCAGGTCATGGGCACCTTGGTAGCCAGCTCGATAGTTGGTACGTGTGCCCTGGTCCCACTGGACAACAACTGTACGGTCGGGGGTCGAGGGGCTGCCATGGCGGCCAAGCTCCACCACGGTGCCCACACCGCCCTCACCGCCATCCTGCTGGCCCCACTTCCAGTCTGTTCCGCGTACCACACGCATGCCCACCTGCACACCTGCGTGGGGATCCAGGTCCATGGTGAGTGGGGCTGTTCAGGAACCTGTAACAGAGAGCACGCTCAGTCTGTGTCAACATGTCATACACCAGGCTGATCACAGGACACGTGTTGAGACGGCCACCTGGGGGAGAAGGATGGATCAGGAGTAGAGAAGACAaagccaaaagaacaaagaagaaagggcaAGGGAGGGCAGGCTGGGAAAGCCAGGAAGTTCGTAGGAAATGCGGGAACCCCCACCACGGTGACTCTATGGGAGTCACACTGCCTGAAAGGAAGGAACAGAAGTTGGGAACATTGTAAGTGGACAGGCACAAATGGTCAGAGACTGAACCTGGCACTGTGGCCACAGTTAGTGGATCTGTTCCCAAAAGTCTGCATGATGCTCCATCAGCATAAGTAACTTTAAAGCTAGAGGTGGACCGGTGTACACTTTAacatcagcactcaggaggcagaggcaggcggatctctgtgagttaaaaccagcctggtctacacagtgagttaagGCTACATAGGGAGAGCCCGGTCTACAAAGATAAAATTAactaccaggcatggtggcacacgcctttaattccagaagcagaggcagtgaaTCCTAtgagtttcaaggccagcctagcctacacagcaagttccaggacagtcagggctacacagagaaaccctgtctcaaaaattgtgtaattaattaattaaaaataaaactaataaaccagacggtggtggcacacaactttaatcccagtacttgggaggcagatgcaggcggatctcggtgagttcgaggaccagcctggtttacaaagtgagttccaggacagagaaaccctgtatcaaaaaatcaaaataaatagactggagaaatggctcagaggctgGGAACACTAgttgcagtttcagaggtcctgagttcaattcccagtacccacatggtggctcacaaccatctaaaataagatctggtgcctcttctggcctgaaggcatacatgcaggcagaacactgtacacataataaataagtaaatctttaaagtaaaaaaaagaagcaaagactATTTTTCTGTGCAGCTCAGTGATATGTGGGACTAAATTAGAGAACTGTTGATTCAACAAGATACCATGAAGCAAATGGGGAGATAACCACGTGAGAGAAGATGCTTGCAGTGTTCACAATCCACAGAGAACTACCTCAAGTGTACATGAAAATGCCAGACAAGCTGGGAATGGGCAAGACAAGATTCTCTGCTCAAAGGATAGGGCAGTAAAGACACATAACATCTTAGGGACCTTCTCTGGTCCAGgggtggtggtgcctttaatcccagcactcggggtgcagaggcaggcagatctctgtgagtttgaggccagcctggtctacaagagctagttccaggacaggcttaagccacacagagaagccctgtctagaacacaaaaaaaaaaaacaacaaaaaacaaaacaaaaaaagaaagaaaataataaataataataaataaataataataaataaataggatgaGAAATGACAGCGTCACAGTGCAGGCGTCCTCGTCATTTCTCATCCTATTTAAGCACAGGCCCTGAAGCAGAGGACTTGCTTAAATGGACACCAGCAGGCCTGGTCCAGGATTCACCTGGTTGGGTGCAGCTGAAGACTATGACAGCGTCCTGTCAACTACAGCTGGGGGTTCATGGCCATTCTCAGTCATGGGACAAAGGTCAGATTGTTAAGTGAGCAACAGGAGGAAGACAGCACACACCAGCCCTCTGCCTGGGCCCTCCTCCAGGATTCCTGTCTTTCCCCAGACTGACAGCCTCTGGCCTGTGCAGTTCAAGAAGCATTCTCCACTCCCCACCATGAAGCCACAGATGAGCAGTAAGGAAGATCAGCAGCCCTGCCTGGCCACATACACCAGCTGAAGGCTGGGTATCTGCTGGTAGTGGCCTGCACACCACAGGCTATTCCAGAACCAGGCACAGGAAAAATTCCAACATCACTCAGAACTCATGTTGTGCATG belongs to Microtus pennsylvanicus isolate mMicPen1 chromosome 13, mMicPen1.hap1, whole genome shotgun sequence and includes:
- the Mib2 gene encoding E3 ubiquitin-protein ligase MIB2 isoform X5; amino-acid sequence: MDLDPHAGVQVGMRVVRGTDWKWGQQDGGEGGVGTVVELGRHGSPSTPDRTVVVQWDQGTRTNYRAGYQGAHDLLLYDNAQIGIRHPNIICDCCKKHGLRGMRWKCRVCFDYDLCTQCYMHNKHDLTHAFERYETSHSRPVSLSPRQGLPRIPLRGIFQGAKVVRGPDWEWGSQDGGEGKTGRVVDIRGWDVETGRSVASVTWADGTTNVYRVGHKGKVDLKCVGEAAGGFYYKEHLPKLGKPAELQRRVSVDGQPFQRGDKVKCLLDTDVLRDMQEGHGGWNPRMAEHNSFWVGDVVRVIDDLDTVKRLQAGHGEWTDDMAPALGRVGKVLKVFGDGNLRVAVGGQRWTFSPSCLVAYRPEEDANLDVAERARENRSAASASVAGGRKGSPWPALTSTLPPGSLSVALDKLRTQKSDPEHPGRLVVEAALGNVARALDLLRRHPEQVDTKNQGRTALQVAAYLGQVELVQLLLQARASVDLLDDEGNTALHYAALGNQPEATRVLLSAGCGVDARNGTRSTALHVAVQRGFLEVVKTLCERGCDVNLPDAHADTPLHSAISAGAGASSIVEVLTEVPGIDVTATNSQGFTLLHHASLKGHVLAVRKILARARQLVDAKKEDGFTALHLAALNDHREVAQVLIREGRCDVNVRNRKLQSPLHLAVQQAHVGLVPLLVDAGCSVNTEDEEGDTALHIALQRHQLLPLVSDRAGGDPGPLQLLSRLQASGLPGSTELTVGAAVACFLALEGADVSYANHRGRSPLDLATEGRVLKALQGCAQRFRERQAGGGGSVPPGPRHVLSTPNTVTNLHVSGTAGPEAAECLVCSELALLVLFSPCQHRTVCEECARRMKKCIRCQVAISKKLRPDGSEVVNTIQVPGPPRQLVEELQSRYRQMEERITCPICIDSHIRLVFQCGHGACAPCGAALTACPICRQPIRDRIQIFV
- the Mib2 gene encoding E3 ubiquitin-protein ligase MIB2 isoform X10, whose product is MRWKCRVCFDYDLCTQCYMHNKHDLTHAFERYETSHSRPVSLSPRQGLPRIPLRGIFQGAKVVRGPDWEWGSQDGGEGKTGRVVDIRGWDVETGRSVASVTWADGTTNVYRVGHKGKVDLKCVGEAAGGFYYKEHLPKLGKPAELQRRVSVDGQPFQRGDKVKCLLDTDVLRDMQEGHGGWNPRMAEHNSFWVGDVVRVIDDLDTVKRLQAGHGEWTDDMAPALGRVGKVLKVFGDGNLRVAVGGQRWTFSPSCLVAYRPEEDANLDVAERARENRSAASASVAGGRKGSPWPALTSTLPPGSLSVALDKLRTQKSDPEHPGRLVVEAALGNVARALDLLRRHPEQVDTKNQGRTALQVAAYLGQVELVQLLLQARASVDLLDDEGNTALHYAALGNQPEATRVLLSAGCGVDARNGTRSTALHVAVQRGFLEVVKTLCERGCDVNLPDAHADTPLHSAISAGAGASSIVEVLTEVPGIDVTATNSQGFTLLHHASLKGHVLAVRKILARARQLVDAKKEDGFTALHLAALNDHREVAQVLIREGRCDVNVRNRKLQSPLHLAVQQAHVGLVPLLVDAGCSVNTEDEEGDTALHIALQRHQLLPLVSDRAGGDPGPLQLLSRLQASGLPGSTELTVGAAVACFLALEGADVSYANHRGRSPLDLATEGRVLKALQGCAQRFRERQAGGGGSVPPGPRHVLSTPNTVTNLHVSGTAGPEAAECLVCSELALLVLFSPCQHRTVCEECARRMKKCIRCQVAISKKLRPDGSEVVNTIQVPGPPRQLVEELQSRYRQMEERITCPICIDSHIRLVFQCGHGACAPCGAALTACPICRQPIRDRIQIFV
- the Mib2 gene encoding E3 ubiquitin-protein ligase MIB2 isoform X9, producing MRWKCRVCFDYDLCTQCYMHNKHDLTHAFERYETSHSRPVSLSPRQGLPRIPLRGIFQGAKVVRGPDWEWGSQDGGEGKTGRVVDIRGWDVETGRSVASVTWADGTTNVYRVGHKGKVDLKCVGEAAGGFYYKEHLPKLGKPAELQRRVSVDGQPFQRGDKVKCLLDTDVLRDMQEGHGGWNPRMAEMGTVHRITDRGDVRVQFNHETRWTFHPGALTKHNSFWVGDVVRVIDDLDTVKRLQAGHGEWTDDMAPALGRVGKVLKVFGDGNLRVAVGGQRWTFSPSCLVAYRPEEDANLDVAERARENRSSLSVALDKLRTQKSDPEHPGRLVVEAALGNVARALDLLRRHPEQVDTKNQGRTALQVAAYLGQVELVQLLLQARASVDLLDDEGNTALHYAALGNQPEATRVLLSAGCGVDARNGTRSTALHVAVQRGFLEVVKTLCERGCDVNLPDAHADTPLHSAISAGAGASSIVEVLTEVPGIDVTATNSQGFTLLHHASLKGHVLAVRKILARARQLVDAKKEDGFTALHLAALNDHREVAQVLIREGRCDVNVRNRKLQSPLHLAVQQAHVGLVPLLVDAGCSVNTEDEEGDTALHIALQRHQLLPLVSDRAGGDPGPLQLLSRLQASGLPGSTELTVGAAVACFLALEGADVSYANHRGRSPLDLATEGRVLKALQGCAQRFRERQAGGGGSVPPGPRHVLSTPNTVTNLHVSGTAGPEAAECLVCSELALLVLFSPCQHRTVCEECARRMKKCIRCQVAISKKLRPDGSEVVNTIQVPGPPRQLVEELQSRYRQMEERITCPICIDSHIRLVFQCGHGACAPCGAALTACPICRQPIRDRIQIFV